Proteins encoded in a region of the Deltaproteobacteria bacterium genome:
- a CDS encoding sigma-70 family RNA polymerase sigma factor yields the protein MNDYETATDPIDHRLISDFKAGSMEAMEKIVKRYEDRIFIFGLKMCGHLQDAEDIAQETFLNAFRYLKDFREETKLKNWLFKIAATACIRKRRKKKAEPDHEISLESFIPQDGDHATYDIPDWSQNPSDRVLQGELKKIIDAAIHSLSHKYRLVFNLRDIEGFSTQETADILGISTQSVKTRLHRARLFLREKISTSYKEEAIR from the coding sequence ATGAACGACTACGAAACAGCCACCGATCCTATCGACCATCGTCTGATCTCCGATTTCAAGGCCGGCTCCATGGAGGCCATGGAAAAAATCGTAAAACGGTATGAGGACCGGATATTTATCTTTGGTCTCAAGATGTGCGGGCATCTTCAGGATGCAGAAGACATCGCCCAGGAGACCTTCCTGAATGCCTTCCGATATCTCAAAGACTTCCGGGAGGAGACCAAATTGAAGAACTGGCTCTTCAAGATCGCAGCCACGGCCTGCATCCGGAAACGAAGGAAGAAGAAGGCCGAACCGGACCATGAAATCTCCTTGGAATCGTTTATTCCCCAGGATGGCGATCACGCAACATACGACATCCCGGACTGGTCTCAAAATCCATCAGATCGTGTGCTGCAGGGAGAGCTGAAAAAGATCATCGACGCCGCCATTCACTCACTTTCGCACAAATACCGGCTGGTGTTCAATCTCAGGGACATCGAGGGATTCAGCACCCAGGAAACCGCCGACATCCTCGGAATATCCACGCAATCGGTCAAGACCCGACTGCACCGAGCGCGCCTCTTCCTGAGGGAAAAGATATCCACCTCCTACAAAGAGGAAGCCATCCGATGA
- a CDS encoding AAA family ATPase, whose amino-acid sequence MKCERCQFENPEGMNFCGKCGHPLSVPCPKCGHASPAGSQSCENCHEPLPATPFSISTDMSPHEYTPRFLKKEILRQKSSLQGERKIVTVLFADVAGSTRMSGRLDPEDIHDIMDECFDILGQEIHGAGGSINQYTGDGIMALFGAPTAYADHIHRACHAALRIQDRMKAYGEQVQRRYDITFQLRIGINTGKVVVGAIGIDLRRDYTAAGETTNLAARLQTLAPPGGTFVSERVRNGAIRLFRFRRAGSFMVKGRDTPLTAYSLIGERRHIHLLRTDKGRSTPFFNRKDELSVMTHVLTSALAGASRMVAVVGEAGIGKTRLLAAFRDAIRIEKALILEARCLPYGESTVLYPITQMFRTYFELPENECLSVAKKRFRDRIREKSLVSRLDKVCDHLSHLSDEGRTTVSFEGRKRSIFRSLHSLVSAITRAKPLILIFDDMQWVDQTTRDFLLFLIRTESPGPLFIVCSGRMTEKAWCPDSPERVLHLGPLTDDASLNIFHSVLGTELLDKTISQKILDQAGGNPLFLVEMAETIRHRKLMVCDSHACTLTSEVEDLEIPETIRDVLTARLDALPGPAKRVAQLASVIGVEFSHELLKRLSRDHDRLKQHLKFLEKEGIIHKTSSDVGGKYAFHHQMMQEIAYRGLLRRNRREYHRLVGEAMERLYRDDLSNHAGFLAYHFYQSQDWPKALAYTLHAGDRARRSFSCQEALECYDRALDILQRGRWDHAREKALQIYRWKGGMHFCAGQMEKGRSTFKKMYSEAKALKDDEAEAEALFRLGWISFYMHHPRAAVDFLHKAIRQSREPSLSEPLLKATSFLGFVYSVLGRLKDARPLLFKSVKLSKDVSSLEGKAWSLSYLIQYHNWTGEFDKALAMCDELRVLNETIQSPFFHIVLHFRKGLVYGALGRLDEAERVLTEGLNHLEIGDEKFWRPRMLNTLGWVYSEGGRMEKSLELNQQSLAEALPTGDPETIHNATINVGENYLRLGDIGKAGEVLEEAWKKIKGTGITYTRWRYKTRLLIALAELYEKTGERKTAISMVNKALQAARDKGARKHEARALYVKAGILSRTRPETARRYFEEALDLSVKMNARLLAEQIRGNLGMRN is encoded by the coding sequence ATGAAATGTGAACGCTGCCAGTTTGAAAACCCCGAAGGAATGAACTTCTGCGGCAAATGCGGTCATCCCCTCTCCGTGCCATGCCCGAAGTGTGGACATGCCAGCCCTGCCGGGTCACAATCGTGCGAAAACTGCCACGAACCGCTGCCCGCAACGCCTTTTTCCATCTCTACAGATATGTCTCCTCATGAGTATACCCCTCGCTTCCTGAAGAAGGAAATCCTGAGACAAAAGAGCAGCCTTCAAGGCGAACGGAAGATCGTGACCGTCCTCTTTGCCGATGTGGCCGGATCTACGCGCATGTCGGGAAGGCTCGATCCTGAAGACATCCACGATATCATGGATGAGTGTTTTGACATCCTGGGTCAGGAGATCCATGGGGCCGGGGGGAGCATCAATCAGTACACTGGAGACGGAATCATGGCCCTTTTCGGCGCGCCTACCGCCTATGCGGACCATATCCACCGGGCATGCCACGCAGCGCTTCGCATACAGGATCGCATGAAGGCCTATGGGGAACAGGTACAGCGCCGTTATGATATCACTTTCCAGTTGCGGATCGGGATCAACACGGGGAAGGTGGTGGTGGGGGCCATCGGTATTGATTTGAGACGGGACTATACCGCTGCGGGCGAGACAACCAATCTGGCAGCCAGATTGCAGACCCTTGCCCCGCCGGGCGGGACATTCGTTTCCGAGAGGGTGAGAAACGGGGCGATCCGGCTTTTCAGGTTTCGAAGGGCAGGGTCATTCATGGTGAAAGGAAGGGATACGCCGCTTACCGCATATTCCCTGATTGGAGAGCGGAGGCATATACACCTGCTGAGAACTGATAAGGGGCGCTCCACACCGTTTTTCAACCGAAAAGACGAGCTTTCGGTAATGACGCATGTCCTGACGTCCGCCCTCGCGGGTGCATCCAGGATGGTGGCGGTGGTGGGAGAGGCGGGTATAGGGAAAACACGTCTGCTGGCTGCTTTTCGGGACGCCATCCGCATTGAAAAGGCCCTGATCCTGGAAGCTCGTTGTCTCCCCTATGGAGAGTCCACCGTCCTTTACCCGATAACCCAGATGTTCAGGACCTACTTTGAACTCCCGGAAAATGAATGCCTTTCGGTGGCAAAAAAGCGGTTCCGGGACAGGATACGGGAGAAATCCCTGGTCTCTCGATTGGACAAGGTATGCGATCACCTTTCTCATTTGAGCGATGAAGGGCGCACCACTGTTTCATTCGAAGGAAGAAAGCGGTCAATATTTAGATCTCTACATTCGCTGGTAAGCGCCATAACGAGGGCAAAGCCGCTCATCCTCATATTTGACGACATGCAATGGGTCGATCAGACCACACGGGATTTTCTCCTTTTTCTCATCCGGACCGAGTCACCCGGCCCCCTGTTTATCGTCTGTTCAGGGCGAATGACCGAGAAGGCCTGGTGCCCGGACTCCCCCGAACGGGTTCTCCATCTCGGGCCGCTAACGGACGACGCTTCCCTCAATATATTTCATTCGGTCCTCGGTACGGAACTGCTGGATAAGACCATATCACAAAAGATCCTCGATCAGGCAGGGGGAAATCCCCTCTTCCTGGTGGAAATGGCGGAGACCATCAGACACCGGAAACTCATGGTCTGCGATTCCCATGCATGCACCCTCACCTCGGAGGTGGAGGATCTCGAAATCCCCGAGACCATCAGAGACGTCTTGACGGCACGCCTGGATGCGCTTCCCGGACCCGCCAAACGGGTGGCTCAGCTGGCATCGGTCATCGGCGTCGAGTTTTCCCATGAGCTGCTGAAGCGTCTTTCAAGGGATCATGACCGCCTGAAACAACACCTGAAGTTTCTTGAAAAAGAAGGGATTATACACAAGACATCCTCTGATGTCGGGGGCAAATACGCATTTCATCACCAGATGATGCAGGAGATTGCCTACCGAGGTCTGTTGCGCCGCAATCGGAGGGAGTATCACCGTCTGGTGGGCGAGGCCATGGAGAGACTGTATCGAGACGACCTTTCCAATCATGCCGGTTTCCTGGCCTATCACTTCTACCAGTCTCAGGACTGGCCCAAGGCGCTGGCCTATACTCTCCATGCGGGGGACCGGGCAAGGCGCTCGTTCTCCTGTCAGGAGGCCCTAGAGTGTTATGACAGGGCCCTGGATATCCTTCAAAGGGGGAGGTGGGACCACGCCCGGGAAAAGGCGCTGCAGATTTACAGATGGAAGGGGGGAATGCATTTCTGTGCAGGCCAGATGGAAAAAGGGAGATCCACCTTCAAAAAGATGTATTCCGAAGCAAAGGCCCTCAAAGACGATGAGGCAGAAGCAGAGGCGCTCTTTCGGCTGGGGTGGATCTCCTTTTACATGCACCATCCCCGTGCTGCCGTTGATTTCCTCCACAAGGCCATTCGACAGAGCCGGGAACCGTCGCTTTCAGAGCCGCTCCTCAAGGCCACCAGTTTTTTGGGATTTGTCTATTCGGTCCTGGGTAGGTTGAAAGATGCCAGACCCCTCTTGTTTAAATCCGTTAAACTAAGTAAAGACGTTTCCAGCCTGGAAGGAAAGGCATGGAGTCTTTCGTATCTTATTCAGTATCATAACTGGACCGGTGAGTTTGATAAGGCCCTGGCCATGTGTGATGAACTGCGGGTCCTGAACGAGACCATCCAGAGCCCCTTTTTTCATATCGTCCTTCATTTTCGCAAAGGCCTGGTATACGGGGCATTGGGGAGACTGGATGAGGCGGAACGTGTCCTCACAGAGGGTCTGAATCATCTGGAAATCGGAGATGAAAAATTCTGGAGACCCCGTATGTTAAATACCCTCGGCTGGGTTTACAGCGAAGGGGGCCGGATGGAAAAGTCCCTGGAACTGAATCAACAATCGTTGGCAGAGGCCCTCCCCACCGGCGATCCGGAAACGATCCATAATGCCACCATCAATGTGGGAGAAAATTATCTCCGGTTGGGCGATATCGGGAAGGCCGGCGAGGTGCTGGAAGAGGCCTGGAAAAAGATCAAAGGCACGGGGATCACCTATACCCGATGGCGCTACAAGACCAGACTCCTTATTGCGCTTGCAGAACTCTATGAAAAGACCGGGGAAAGAAAAACGGCCATCTCCATGGTCAACAAAGCCCTTCAGGCAGCCAGGGACAAGGGCGCCAGAAAACACGAGGCCAGGGCCCTTTATGTGAAAGCCGGGATCCTTTCACGAACCCGGCCCGAAACGGCCCGGCGGTACTTCGAAGAGGCCCTTGATCTGAGCGTTAAAATGAATGCGCGGCTCCTTGCGGAACAGATCAGGGGAAATTTAGGGATGAGGAATTAA
- a CDS encoding zf-HC2 domain-containing protein, whose protein sequence is MREDCKKDFEKLSEYLDGELDDDVCREIERHFRDCPECRECVDSMRKTIQLCKEAAREEIPADARERLMSMLRECISRSHPE, encoded by the coding sequence ATGAGGGAAGACTGCAAAAAGGATTTCGAAAAGCTGTCCGAATATCTGGACGGCGAACTGGACGATGACGTATGTCGAGAGATCGAACGGCACTTTCGTGACTGCCCTGAGTGCAGGGAGTGTGTCGACTCCATGAGAAAGACCATCCAACTGTGCAAAGAGGCGGCAAGGGAAGAGATCCCGGCCGACGCCCGAGAGCGACTCATGTCTATGCTCCGCGAATGCATCAGCCGCAGCCACCCTGAGTGA
- the map gene encoding type I methionyl aminopeptidase yields MKHRALKVRRNDPCPCGSGLKYKKCCLNRETIDPSAQNKDLYRQKYNIRLKEEADIRGIREAGRLALSTLDLVASHIAPGITTDDINSLVHDFTIRHGAVPAPLNYRGFPKSVCVSVNEVICHGIPGERVLKDGDIVNVDVTPILNGYYADTNKTFFVGTPGPDARKIVKVARKCLELGMSAVRPGNRIGDIGWAIQTYAESQGCSVVREFVGHGVGFDFHEAPQIPHYGRQSEGIVLVPGMVFTIEPMINLGKKDLNVLSDNWTAVTRDSSLSAQFEQTLLVTETGYESLTPFDL; encoded by the coding sequence ATGAAACATAGAGCACTCAAAGTCCGTAGAAATGATCCTTGCCCGTGCGGGAGCGGGCTCAAATATAAGAAGTGCTGTCTCAACAGGGAAACCATCGATCCTTCGGCCCAGAACAAGGATCTGTACCGCCAGAAGTACAATATCCGGCTGAAAGAAGAGGCGGATATTCGAGGTATTCGGGAGGCAGGGCGTCTGGCCTTGAGTACCCTCGATCTGGTGGCCTCGCACATAGCGCCGGGAATAACGACGGATGACATTAATTCCCTGGTTCACGATTTCACCATAAGACACGGTGCTGTCCCTGCCCCGCTGAATTATCGCGGATTTCCGAAAAGCGTTTGCGTATCGGTCAACGAGGTGATCTGTCATGGCATCCCCGGAGAACGGGTGTTGAAGGACGGGGACATTGTCAATGTGGATGTCACCCCCATTCTGAACGGCTATTATGCGGATACGAACAAGACGTTTTTTGTGGGGACGCCGGGGCCGGATGCCCGGAAGATCGTAAAGGTCGCCAGAAAATGCCTTGAACTGGGGATGTCGGCGGTCCGGCCCGGCAACAGGATCGGCGACATCGGATGGGCCATTCAGACCTATGCAGAAAGTCAGGGATGTTCGGTGGTCAGGGAATTTGTGGGCCATGGCGTGGGATTTGATTTCCACGAGGCCCCCCAGATCCCTCACTATGGACGTCAGAGCGAGGGGATTGTCCTGGTTCCGGGGATGGTCTTCACCATTGAACCGATGATCAACCTGGGGAAAAAGGATCTGAATGTCCTGAGCGACAACTGGACCGCCGTCACCCGTGACAGTTCTTTGTCAGCGCAATTTGAACAGACCCTCCTGGTTACAGAGACCGGATATGAAAGCCTCACCCCCTTTGATCTGTAA
- the queG gene encoding tRNA epoxyqueuosine(34) reductase QueG, which translates to MDLIRQAGNLGFVAVGFSRPGTPLFFDRFRAWISEGKHGGMAWMERNLDLREDPLRLLEDCRTIVTLAYPYSRRKPSTPEGLSAARYSEPRQMDYHNRLRKKAKELAKALQRQFPGTRTRVCVDSAPILERSLAYQSGIGFIGKNTQLILPGHGSYLFLVEILTTAVLSFPEPVLMDNRCGSCTRCLDACPTDALEAPYRLNAAKCLSYRTIEQKEPVDSETGKKMGDCFFGCDVCQEVCPLNKGDELEEIILPSIHDILHMDEANFRASYGKTAFARAGLNKIHSNIRAMANNEPLWEKELDGIKKREGSV; encoded by the coding sequence ATGGATCTGATCCGACAGGCAGGCAATTTGGGCTTTGTTGCCGTGGGTTTTTCCCGTCCCGGTACCCCCCTCTTTTTTGACCGGTTCCGCGCCTGGATATCCGAGGGGAAGCACGGCGGTATGGCATGGATGGAGAGGAACCTGGACCTCAGGGAAGATCCTTTGAGGCTCCTTGAAGACTGCCGGACGATCGTTACCCTTGCCTATCCCTACTCCCGACGGAAACCCTCTACGCCTGAAGGCCTGTCCGCGGCCAGATACAGTGAACCCCGACAGATGGATTACCATAACCGGCTGAGAAAGAAGGCCAAAGAGTTGGCAAAAGCCCTTCAGCGGCAGTTTCCCGGGACCCGAACCCGGGTCTGCGTGGATTCGGCGCCCATACTGGAGAGGAGCCTTGCGTACCAGTCCGGGATCGGCTTTATCGGAAAGAACACCCAGTTGATCCTCCCGGGCCATGGGTCTTATCTCTTTCTGGTGGAGATCCTTACCACCGCCGTCCTTTCCTTTCCTGAGCCGGTGCTTATGGATAACCGATGCGGTTCGTGTACCCGATGCCTGGATGCCTGTCCCACCGATGCACTCGAGGCCCCTTACCGCCTCAATGCCGCGAAATGCCTGTCCTATCGAACCATTGAACAGAAGGAGCCGGTGGACAGTGAAACGGGCAAAAAGATGGGGGACTGCTTTTTCGGCTGTGATGTGTGCCAGGAGGTCTGTCCTCTGAATAAGGGAGATGAATTGGAAGAAATCATCCTCCCTTCGATACATGACATCCTCCACATGGACGAAGCGAACTTTCGGGCCTCCTATGGGAAAACCGCCTTTGCCCGGGCCGGGCTCAATAAGATCCATAGCAATATCAGGGCGATGGCAAATAATGAACCCCTATGGGAGAAGGAGCTGGATGGAATAAAAAAGAGGGAGGGGTCGGTTTAG